One region of Streptomyces leeuwenhoekii genomic DNA includes:
- a CDS encoding glycoside hydrolase family 3 N-terminal domain-containing protein yields MTANVAVETTPEVPLWNDPTHSVTARVSALIEAMTPEEKIAQLYGVWVGASDEGGEVAPHQHDMEEAVDLDALLPTGLGQLTRPFGTAPVDPALGALSLARTQARIAAANRFGIPALAHEECLAGFATWGATAYPVPLSWGATFDPDLIRRMAAAIGRDMRSVGVHQGLAPVLDVVRDARWGRVEETIGEDPYLVGSIGTAYVQGLESAGVVATLKHFAGYSASRAGRNLAPASMGPRERADVLLPPFEMAVREGGARSVMHAYTDTDGVPSAADESLLTGLLRDTWGFDGTVVADYFGIAFLKTLHGVAGDWAEAAGAALTAGVDVELPTVKTFGEPLAEAVRAGRVPEAVIDRALRRVLTQKATLGLLDADWDPLPPALDGTDVDDPDALRGTIDLDTPGNRALARTVAEEAVVLLANDGTLPLRQPRRIALVGPNATEPTAVLGCYSFPLHVGVHHPRTPVGIDLPTLGDTLAGEFPGAELTAVRGTGVDDGDVSGIPDAVRAAEEADVVVAVLGDRAGLFGRGTSGEGCDAESLALPGAQQQLLDALLDTGKPVVAVLLAGRPYALGRARTEAAAIVQSFFPGVEGTAAIAGVLSGRIEPSGRLPVSVPRGAGAQPATYLGARLAHASEVSSIDPTPAFGFGHGLSYTTFDWSDLAVEAVEAPTDGAFSLACTVRNTGERHGTEVVQLYLHDPVASVVQPVQRLIGYTRVPLAPGEARRVHVTVPADLASFTGRDGRRVVEPGELELRLAASSTDPRLTATVTLTGPARHVDHTRAFHASFHQEPAPRA; encoded by the coding sequence GTGACCGCCAACGTGGCCGTTGAGACCACCCCCGAAGTCCCCCTGTGGAACGACCCCACCCACTCCGTCACCGCCCGGGTGTCCGCGCTCATCGAGGCGATGACCCCTGAGGAGAAGATCGCCCAGCTGTACGGCGTGTGGGTCGGCGCCTCCGACGAGGGCGGCGAAGTAGCCCCCCACCAGCACGACATGGAGGAGGCCGTCGACCTCGACGCCCTGCTGCCCACCGGGCTGGGCCAGCTCACCCGCCCCTTCGGCACCGCCCCCGTCGACCCCGCCCTGGGCGCGCTGTCCCTGGCCCGCACCCAGGCCCGGATCGCCGCGGCCAACCGCTTCGGCATCCCCGCGCTCGCCCACGAGGAGTGCCTGGCCGGGTTCGCGACCTGGGGCGCCACCGCCTACCCCGTCCCGCTGTCCTGGGGCGCCACCTTCGACCCGGACCTGATCCGCCGCATGGCCGCCGCCATCGGCCGCGACATGCGATCCGTCGGCGTCCACCAGGGACTCGCCCCCGTCCTGGACGTGGTGCGCGACGCCCGCTGGGGCCGTGTGGAGGAGACCATCGGCGAGGACCCGTATCTGGTCGGCTCCATCGGCACCGCCTACGTCCAGGGACTGGAGTCCGCCGGGGTGGTCGCCACCCTCAAGCACTTCGCCGGCTACTCCGCCTCCCGCGCGGGACGCAACCTCGCCCCCGCCTCCATGGGCCCCCGGGAACGCGCCGACGTCCTCCTGCCGCCCTTCGAGATGGCCGTGCGCGAAGGCGGCGCCCGGTCCGTCATGCACGCCTACACCGACACCGACGGCGTCCCGTCGGCGGCCGACGAATCCCTGCTGACCGGCCTGCTGCGCGACACCTGGGGCTTCGACGGCACGGTGGTGGCCGACTACTTCGGCATCGCCTTCCTCAAGACCCTGCACGGTGTCGCGGGCGACTGGGCCGAGGCCGCGGGCGCCGCCCTGACGGCCGGCGTCGACGTGGAACTGCCCACCGTCAAGACGTTCGGCGAGCCCCTCGCCGAGGCCGTCCGCGCCGGCCGGGTGCCGGAGGCGGTCATCGACCGCGCCCTGCGCCGGGTCCTCACCCAGAAGGCGACGCTCGGCCTGCTCGACGCGGACTGGGACCCGCTCCCGCCCGCCCTCGACGGCACCGACGTCGACGACCCCGACGCCCTGCGCGGCACCATCGACCTCGACACGCCCGGGAACCGCGCCCTGGCCCGGACCGTGGCCGAGGAAGCGGTCGTACTGCTCGCCAACGACGGCACCCTGCCCCTGCGCCAACCCCGCCGCATCGCGCTGGTCGGCCCCAACGCCACCGAGCCCACCGCCGTCCTCGGCTGCTACTCCTTCCCCCTGCACGTCGGCGTCCACCACCCGAGGACCCCGGTCGGCATCGACCTGCCCACCCTGGGCGACACGCTGGCCGGCGAGTTCCCCGGCGCCGAGCTGACGGCCGTACGCGGCACCGGCGTCGACGACGGCGACGTCTCCGGCATCCCCGACGCCGTCCGGGCCGCCGAGGAGGCCGACGTCGTCGTCGCGGTGCTCGGCGACCGGGCCGGGCTCTTCGGCCGCGGCACCAGCGGCGAGGGCTGCGACGCCGAGTCCCTCGCCCTGCCCGGCGCCCAGCAGCAGCTCCTGGACGCCCTGCTCGACACGGGCAAGCCGGTGGTGGCCGTGCTGCTCGCCGGACGGCCCTACGCGCTCGGCCGCGCCCGCACCGAGGCCGCCGCGATCGTCCAGTCGTTCTTCCCGGGCGTCGAGGGCACCGCGGCCATCGCCGGGGTGCTCAGCGGCCGGATCGAACCCAGCGGACGACTCCCGGTCAGCGTGCCGCGCGGAGCGGGCGCCCAGCCGGCCACCTACCTCGGCGCGCGCCTGGCGCACGCCAGCGAGGTGTCCAGCATCGACCCCACGCCCGCGTTCGGCTTCGGGCACGGACTGTCGTACACGACGTTCGACTGGAGCGACCTCGCCGTGGAGGCCGTCGAGGCGCCCACCGACGGCGCGTTCTCCCTCGCCTGCACCGTCCGCAACACCGGCGAACGGCACGGCACCGAGGTCGTCCAGCTCTACCTGCACGACCCGGTCGCCTCCGTCGTCCAGCCGGTGCAGCGGCTCATCGGCTACACCCGGGTGCCGCTCGCCCCCGGCGAGGCCCGTCGGGTACACGTCACGGTCCCCGCCGACCTCGCCTCCTTCACCGGGCGCGACGGACGGCGCGTGGTCGAGCCGGGCGAGCTGGAACTGCGCCTGGCCGCCTCCAGCACCGACCCGCGCCTGACGGCGACGGTCACCCTGACCGGCCCCGCCCGGCACGTGGACCACACGCGCGCCTTCCACGCGTCCTTCCACCAGGAGCCGGCACCGCGGGCATGA
- a CDS encoding carbohydrate ABC transporter permease — protein MSRGTRSRPNYLAGAGSLLWLFLVGLPLYVMLAATVRTRSDYAEHGPLSFPESFTLDNYASAFDSGFGRYFVNTLVVTACVIGIVLLLVPPLAYAIVRNRSRVTSHVFRLFLLGLAIPAQAVIVPMFYLISEAGLYDNLLGVILPTAAFCLPMSALILSGAMRDISSELFEAMAMDGATPRRMFFQLVLPLSRGGLSTIVVFSALQAWNGFLFPLVLTQSDSTKVVTLGLYNFQTEHGIDIPGLLGAVVLSMVPVLLVYLFARRALVQGLMGVGGK, from the coding sequence ATGAGCCGCGGGACGAGAAGCCGCCCCAACTACCTGGCCGGCGCCGGCTCACTGCTCTGGCTGTTCCTGGTCGGCCTGCCGCTGTACGTGATGCTCGCCGCGACGGTGCGGACCCGGTCGGACTATGCCGAGCACGGCCCGCTCTCCTTCCCGGAGAGCTTCACCCTCGACAACTACGCCAGCGCCTTCGACTCCGGCTTCGGCCGGTACTTCGTCAACACCCTCGTCGTCACGGCGTGCGTGATCGGCATCGTGCTCCTGCTGGTCCCGCCGCTCGCCTACGCCATCGTCCGCAACCGCTCCAGGGTCACCTCACACGTCTTCCGGCTGTTCCTGCTCGGCCTCGCCATCCCGGCGCAGGCCGTGATCGTCCCGATGTTCTACCTGATCAGCGAAGCCGGCCTGTACGACAACCTTCTCGGCGTCATCCTGCCCACGGCCGCGTTCTGCCTGCCGATGTCCGCCCTCATCCTCAGCGGTGCCATGCGCGACATCTCCTCGGAGCTGTTCGAGGCCATGGCCATGGACGGCGCCACCCCGCGCCGTATGTTCTTCCAGCTCGTGCTGCCGCTGTCCCGGGGCGGACTGTCCACGATCGTCGTGTTCTCCGCGCTCCAGGCTTGGAACGGCTTCCTGTTCCCGCTCGTCCTGACCCAGTCCGACTCCACCAAGGTGGTCACCCTGGGTCTCTACAACTTCCAGACCGAACACGGCATCGACATCCCCGGTCTGCTGGGGGCCGTGGTGCTGTCCATGGTCCCCGTCCTGCTCGTCTACCTGTTCGCCCGTCGCGCCCTCGTCCAGGGGCTGATGGGCGTGGGAGGAAAGTGA
- a CDS encoding carbohydrate ABC transporter permease, with protein MTTQITSAPVAVEPRKGARRRPEASSAARVGRPGFLWALPATVFFALFAIAPLIMVAVLSFMSWNGLGSPEFVGLDNWSRLVDDPVMLKSIWLTLLLTALGVVIQTPLSIVLGVWAAGHQRNRAVLSVVYFIPLLLSATAVSVLWRALLDPNFGIPARATWLFGDGNLFGEQATAIGVLAFVSTWQFTPFHTLIYQGAARAIPQVLYQAAEIDGAGRYRQFFHITLPQLRNSVITSMILMIVGGLTTFETVLILTQGGPGTDTTISAYYMYQKAFKGFDFGAGAAIALALVIAATVVSLIVVRVSGYDKMRSDMEGVS; from the coding sequence ATGACCACTCAGATCACGAGCGCTCCCGTCGCCGTCGAGCCTCGCAAGGGTGCCCGGCGGCGGCCGGAGGCCTCCTCCGCGGCCCGGGTGGGGCGCCCCGGGTTCCTCTGGGCGCTGCCCGCCACCGTCTTCTTCGCCCTCTTCGCCATCGCCCCGCTGATCATGGTGGCGGTGCTGTCCTTCATGAGCTGGAACGGCCTCGGCTCACCCGAGTTCGTCGGGCTCGACAACTGGTCGCGCCTGGTCGACGACCCGGTGATGCTCAAGAGCATCTGGCTGACCCTGCTGCTCACCGCGCTCGGCGTGGTGATCCAGACGCCGCTGAGCATCGTGCTCGGCGTCTGGGCCGCCGGCCACCAGCGCAACCGGGCGGTGCTGTCGGTCGTGTACTTCATCCCGCTGCTGCTGTCGGCGACCGCCGTCTCCGTGCTGTGGCGGGCGCTGCTCGACCCCAACTTCGGCATCCCCGCCCGCGCCACCTGGCTGTTCGGCGACGGCAACCTCTTCGGGGAACAGGCCACCGCCATCGGGGTGCTGGCGTTCGTCAGCACCTGGCAGTTCACGCCGTTCCACACCCTGATCTACCAGGGCGCCGCCCGCGCGATCCCGCAGGTGCTGTACCAGGCCGCCGAGATCGACGGCGCCGGCCGCTACCGCCAGTTCTTCCACATCACCTTGCCGCAGCTGCGCAACTCGGTCATCACCTCGATGATCCTCATGATCGTCGGCGGTCTGACCACGTTCGAGACGGTCCTCATCCTCACCCAGGGCGGACCGGGCACCGACACCACCATCAGCGCCTACTACATGTACCAAAAGGCCTTCAAGGGCTTCGACTTCGGCGCCGGTGCGGCCATCGCCCTCGCCCTGGTGATCGCGGCCACCGTCGTCTCGCTGATCGTCGTGCGCGTCTCCGGCTACGACAAGATGCGCAGCGACATGGAGGGTGTGTCATGA
- a CDS encoding ABC transporter substrate-binding protein — protein sequence MKTRVRLPRLLACGAAVALALSLTACGNGDGGGSSGDGKIHVLVYGDASNKVEKQIVDKFNKTSDVKAVLDTIPGADYQQKLQTIINTPQAPDVFFNWGGGSIQPFVKADLLMPLDDFIEKDPGLKANFLPSVFNSAVVDGKSYGVPMRGTQPILLFHNKQVLDKAGVKPPKTWDELLDAVRKLKDEGVTPISLGGGDRWPTLMWFEYLYDRVAGPELFEKALKGDKDAWASADSKKALSMLKELVDAGAFGKNYDSVKYTNGSSPALLASGKAGFELMGSWYYAQQQEDAKEFAETDLGYTTFPTVQGGKGDPANVVGNTNNFYSVLKKTKHPEAVAEFLKLMYSDEFVKAQMAIGNLPTTTNTRKFLDTAADPEYSRFQYDLVAKAPSFQLSWDQAYPPSAITPIQQAVQQFFNGQLDADGFIKAMQALPTE from the coding sequence ATGAAGACACGTGTGCGGTTGCCCCGGCTGCTCGCCTGCGGTGCGGCGGTCGCCCTGGCCCTGAGCCTGACGGCCTGCGGCAATGGGGACGGCGGGGGATCGTCGGGTGACGGGAAGATCCATGTCCTGGTCTACGGCGACGCCAGCAACAAGGTCGAGAAGCAGATCGTCGACAAGTTCAACAAGACCTCCGACGTGAAGGCCGTCCTCGACACCATCCCCGGTGCCGACTACCAGCAGAAGCTGCAGACGATCATCAACACGCCGCAGGCGCCGGACGTGTTCTTCAACTGGGGCGGCGGCAGCATCCAGCCCTTCGTCAAGGCCGACCTGCTGATGCCGCTGGACGACTTCATCGAGAAGGACCCGGGGCTGAAGGCCAACTTCCTGCCCTCGGTCTTCAACAGCGCCGTCGTCGACGGCAAGTCCTACGGCGTCCCGATGCGCGGCACCCAGCCGATCCTCCTCTTCCACAACAAGCAGGTCCTGGACAAGGCCGGCGTGAAGCCGCCCAAGACCTGGGACGAGCTGCTGGACGCGGTGCGGAAGCTGAAGGACGAAGGGGTCACGCCCATCTCCCTCGGGGGCGGTGACCGCTGGCCGACGCTGATGTGGTTCGAGTACCTCTACGACCGGGTCGCCGGGCCGGAGCTGTTCGAGAAGGCGCTGAAGGGCGACAAGGACGCCTGGGCGAGCGCGGACAGCAAGAAGGCGCTGAGCATGCTGAAGGAGCTCGTCGACGCGGGCGCCTTCGGCAAGAACTACGACTCCGTGAAGTACACCAACGGCTCCTCGCCCGCGCTGCTGGCCTCCGGCAAGGCCGGATTCGAGCTGATGGGCTCCTGGTACTACGCCCAGCAGCAGGAGGACGCCAAGGAGTTCGCCGAGACCGACCTCGGCTACACCACCTTCCCGACCGTCCAGGGCGGCAAGGGCGACCCGGCCAACGTGGTCGGCAACACCAACAACTTCTACTCGGTGCTGAAGAAGACCAAGCACCCCGAGGCCGTCGCCGAGTTCCTGAAGCTCATGTACTCCGACGAGTTCGTCAAGGCGCAGATGGCCATCGGCAACCTGCCGACCACCACCAACACCAGGAAGTTCCTCGACACCGCGGCCGACCCGGAGTACTCGCGCTTCCAGTACGACCTGGTGGCGAAGGCCCCGTCGTTCCAGCTCTCGTGGGACCAGGCGTACCCGCCGTCGGCCATCACGCCCATCCAGCAGGCCGTGCAGCAGTTCTTCAACGGCCAGCTCGACGCCGACGGCTTCATCAAGGCCATGCAGGCCCTTCCCACCGAATGA